TTCCCTAACATCTACCAAAGGTATCCAGTGATCGAACGTAAATCCAGCTACAGCTACGAGGAATTGATCCAGTGCGGGAAGGGCTCCCTTTTCGAACCGGGCCACGCCCAATTGCCCCTTCCTAACATGCTGATGATCGACCGGATCAGTTCCATCACTGAAGACGGGGGCGATCATGGCAAAGGGCAGATTGTTGCTGAATTGGATATCAAGCCGGACCTTTGGTTTTTCCAGTGCCACTTCGAAGGGGATCCGGTCATGCCCGGATGCCTTGGGTTGGACGCACTTTGGCAGTTGGTCGGGTTTTTCATAACCTGGCGTGGTCACGCTGGTCGTGGTCGTGCCCTCGGAGTCGGGGATGTCAAATTCACGGGCCAGATCCTGCCCACTGACAAGAAAGTGACTTACCGGCTTTCCATCAAGCGCCTCATGACGGGCAAGCTGAAGCTGGCCATCGCGGATGGCGAAGTATCGGTCGACGGGAAAACCATCTATGTTGCCAATGGCCTGAGGGTGGGGCTCTTTACGAATGACGCTGAATTTTAACCAATTGTAATTATCTTTCTATGACAAATCGACGAGTAGTGATAACGGGCATAGGCCTTATATCTTGCCTTGGCCATGATGTTAAATCGGTCACCGAATCCCTGAAGAAAATGAAGTCCGGGATCTGTGCCAATGCACGCTATGCAGAGCTTGGTATGCGAAGCCAGATATCCGGCAGCATTCAGGGCGTGAAGGAATTGGCGGCACAAGTGGACCGGAAACTCACACGTTTCATGGGGGACGCAGCTCTTTTTGCCCACCTTTCCATGGAACAGGCGATCGCCGACAGCGGCCTTGAGGGCAAGGACATTTCCAATCCTCGCACTGGCCTCATTGCGGGCTCGGGAGGCGGGTCGCCGGTTAATCAGGTCGAGGGAATGAATATCCTCGAGGAGCGCGGGATCCGGCGTGTTGGCGCATTCCGTGTTCCACGGATCATGTCGAGCACTGTATCGGCCAACCTTTGCACGGCCTTTTCGATACTGGGCCTGAACTATTCCATCACCTCGGCTTGTGCAACAAGTGCACACAGCATTGGTGCCGCGGCGGAGCAGATCGCCTGGGGCAAGCAGGATGTCATGTTTGCTGGCGGGGGAGAGGAAGAAAGTGCTGAGCTTTCCCTGTTTTTCGATGCCATGGGCGCCCTGTCCAGCAAGTACAATGATACCCCGGAAACAGCGAGCCGCCCCTTTGATGTCACGCGCGACGGGTTTGTTGCCGGTGGTGGAGGAGCAATGCTCGTCCTTGAGGAATACGAACGGGCAAAGGCCCGCGGAGCGAAGATTTACGCGGAGTTGATTGGCTATGGTGCCACCAGTGACGGCGCGGACATGGTTGCCCCAAGTGGTGAAGGTGCGGTCCGTTGCATGCAGTTGGCCTTGGACGGTGTTGACCGGAAGGTCGACTACATCAATGCGCACGGTACAAGCACACCAGCTGGTGACATGACCGAGCTGAAGGCAATCCGCTCAGTATTTGGCGATGATCTTCCGGCAATCAGTTCAACAAAGAGCCTGACTGGGCATAGCCTCGGAGCGACCGGTGCACAGGAGGCAATCTACTCATTGCTCATGATGCAGGACGGTTTTATCTCGGGCACAGCCAATATAACGCAGCTCGATCCGGAAGCAGAGGGATACCCCATTGTTCAGGAGACCCGCGATGGGAAGCTTGATGTCGTGCTGAGTAACAGCTTCGGCTTCGGCGGGACCAATGCCTCTCTGGTTCTTGCCAAAGTGTAAGCGTTACAGGGTTTTAATAGTATCCCGCTCCCTTGGCATGAGCAGGAAGTAAAGGACCCCAAGTCCACCATAGGTTGTGAGCAAACCCACTGCCTCATGCATTAGCATGTAGGATGAATCGCTTAACAATGGCGCGAGGATAACGATAATAATTATCCGGATACTGTTGAAAAGGAGTCCAATGATGAGCGCCATTCCCATCCACCCCAGGCGATCAAAAAAGCTTAATTTACGATAAAGGACAAGGATGGCAGCCATTAGCAGGCAGGAGGTGATCATGCCAAACCCATTGCATTCAGCCGCAACATGAAAAGGCCGGCCATTGTTGAGGAGCATCAGCATGGGCTCGTTCTGGCCGTTGAATATTCCGAGTTGAACATTCTGTCCGATTAATTGGAGACCATATCCGGCCCACTTTCCGGCGATTGAACGTAGTGGCCAGTCCATTACGGGAAACATGACAGCGAATGCTGTGAAAATGGTAAAGGCTCCGATGCTGGAAAGGATGAGACGCCGCTTGTCGTTGCCGAAGATGAACAGGAGGAGTGAGAGAAGACTCAGGGAGAGCGCGGCAAGCAGGACCAGATTGATTCTGGAGAAGATGGCTGCAACAAGGAGCGCGTAGGATAAAATCAAGACATTCTGCGCTGTGTCGGAAAATTCGAAGACGGGCCTGATTCCAATACGGCGCTCATAGACCAGCAACGCACCAGTCAGAACAAACACAAGGAAGGCATGCAGAAGCTGTTCATGTGCGAATGTTTGTTCAGTCAGCCAGTTGATCACGGGCAGGAACACCAACCCTGTGACCATGAAGATGAAAAAGGGAATTATCTTGTCGAAGCTTGTGTTGAATCTGGATTCCATAATCGTCACGATTTGTTTCGGCGGCCCCACTTGGGTTCGGGGGCCACAGGGCTGGGAACAGTGAAGCGCACATCGCGGACAGCGGGATGCCTGTAGAGAACCTGGAACTGGTCCTTATCAAGTTGCCATTCAAGGGAAGAGGCCAAGTCAGCAACCGCGACTTGCCCGTTTTCCAGATCAATACCGAGCCGGACCGGGGTATCGCCCATGCTCTTGTCCAATTCCTCCCGCAAGAGTTGTACAAAACCGCTCGAATTTCCGTTCCCACTGATGATAAAGGTGACATCCTGGATCAGATCATTAACAGCTGAATCCAGGGAACGGACGGCATTGGAAGCCAATTGGATTTCGTCATCCTGACGCCGGATAATTTGTCCTTCCACAAGAACCAAGCTTCCCTCCTCGATCGCCGCCATATGATCGGCATAACAATTAGCGAAAACATTGATCGTGTAGGAATCACGGGTTGTCGCGAGGGTAATGACTGCCCATGGCCGGTTGTCCTTCCTCGCAATCTTACGGACAACTCCCGTAATGACTCCACAGATACGGTAAGGTTCCCGGTTTTCCATTTTCAGGTATTCCTCACCGCGGAAAGTATCGATTGCACGGGCAAACTCTTTGTAGGGATTCATGGGATGCCCACTAACGTAGAAACCAAGCAGTTCTTTTTCGTATTGCAGTTTCTCCTTGAGGGGCATGACCGGCCCTTTTGCCGGATTTGGACTGTCTTCCTTTGCCGGGGTATCATCCTCCATGCCAAAAATATCAAACAATTGAGCCTGACCCTTTTCCTCATCCTTTCTCAGCGCATGGACTTCGTTCAATGTCGAATCCAGGGACTCCATGATTGTGCCACGATCCTCCCCGAGTGAATCGAAGGCACCAGCCTTGACCAGACTTTCAATGGCGCGCCGGTTGGCGACTTTTGCATCAACCCGGCGGGCAAAGTCCCGGAAGTCCTTGAAAGGCCCGTCTTTTTCCCGGGCCTCCAGAATGCCGCTGGAAGGTCCCCCGCCAACACCCTTGATGGCCCCAAGCCCGAAGCGGATGCAAGGGCGGTCCTTGTCCCGGGCTGGAGAGAAGGACTCCAGTGAAACATTCACATCCGGTCCCTGAACAGGTATGTTCATAGCAACTGCTTCCTCTATAAAATGGGATACCTTGTCCGCTTTCCCGAGCTCACAGCCAAGAAGGGCTGCCATAAACTCGACCGGGTAATTGGCTTTCAGATACGCAGTTCGGTAGGATAGCATGGCATAGGCAGCTGAGTGGGATTTGTTGAACCCGTACTCGGCAAACTTTTCCAGGATGGCAAAAATTTCCCCAGCCTCCTTCGGGCCGATGCTGTTTGCTTCCATAGCCCTTTCGACAAAAGTCTTCTTCTGCTTGGCCATGATCGCGGGGATTTTCTTCCCCATGGCCCGGCGGAGAAGGTCCGCATCCCCAAGAGTGTAACCCGAAATGATGCGCGCAGCTTCCATCACCTGCTCCTGATAGACCAGCACGCCGTAGGTTTCCTCGACAAGTTCCTTCAGGAGAGGGTGGGGAACAACCACCTTCGAGGGGTCTTTCTTGGCCTCGACAAACTGTGGGATAAACTGCATCGGGCCCGGCCGGTAGAGGGCGATCAGGGCGATGATCTCCTCGAATTTCGAAAGCCCGATCTGCCTGCACAAGGATTGCATTCCCGAGGATTCCAACTGGAAAACCCCGATCGTGCGCCCCGAGTTGAGCAGCTCATAGGTTTTTGGGTCATCCAAGGGAAGCTTCTCCACATCAAAGTCAGCCATTCCTGGCAGACGCCGTATATGATCCTGGGCATCAGCGATCACGGTCAGTGTTTTCAGTCCGAGAAAGTCGCACTTGAGCATGCCCAGTTCCTCAACGGGGCCCTTCGCATACTGCGTGGTCAAGTCGCCCTCCTGCAAGGTGACCGGGACAAGATTGGTGAGTGGCTGATCCCCGACAATGATTCCACAAGCGTGCTTGCCCGTGTTGCGGACCATGCCCTCAATCACTTTTCCCTGGCGAACAACCTCGGCCACTCGCGGGTCCTTCTGAATGGCATTCTGCAGCTCGAAGGATTTCTCAATTGCGTCTTCAAGTTTGATATTGAGATCATCGGGGACCATCTTGGCGATCTTGTTGGCCTCAGTGTATTCAATATCCATTACACGGGCGAGGTCACGCACGACCATCTTGGCCCCGAATTTGCCATATGTGATGATGTTGGCAACCCGGTCGGCCCCGTATTTTTCCCGCACATAGTTGACCACTTCATCGCGCCGACGCATGCAAAAATCGACATCAAAATCGGGCGGGGAAACGCGTTCAAGGGATAGCATTCGCTCAAATAGAAGACCGAAGCGGAGCGGCTCGATATCGGTAATCCTCAGAATGTATGAAATCAGGCTGCCCGCCCCTGAACCCCGGCCGGGTCCGACGGGGATGCCTTTGTTTCTGGCCCAGTGAATGAAGTCCCATGTAATGAGAAAATAGTCGACAAAGCCAGTGCCCGTGATGATGGCCAATTCGTAATCCAACTTGTCGCACAACTCTCGAGCGAAGCTCTCACTATCCGGATCAAAAAGGCCTTGTTCATCCGGTTCCGGATGAAGGAATTCCTGAAACTCCGAGCGGACAGATTCATAATCAATTCCATAGCGGTCCTTGAGGCCCGCCTTGCAGAGATCGAGGAGGTAGAGACCGTTCCGTCGGAATTCCTCTCGCTCTTCTTCAGTCAGGCTGATCGGTGGCTTCCCGTCCCGGTCGAGCACCTTGTTCTTTTCAGTGACATAAATATCGAGAATGGCGTTGAAGCGGTCCGGATCCTCGGGGATGACCAGTTCAGCCGGCTTTTCGTAGACGGGATAGTGATCGACATTGAACTTGATATCAAGATCGACCATTTCCGCGACCTTGAGCGTGTTGTCCATGGCCTCTGGCAGCTCACCGAAGAAGGCCTCCATCTCGGACCGGCTCTTCAGGTAGAACTCCTGGTTCGGATAGCGCATGCGATTTTCATCCGCGAGATGTTTTCCGGTCTGGATACAAAGGAGTGAATCGTGTGGTTTCCAGTCGTCCTTATATACATAGTGGACGTCGTTGGCACAGACTATCGGCAGGTCGAATTCCCGGGCCAGCTTGATCAACTTCGGAAGAATCCGCTTTTGCACGGGCATGCCGTGATTCTGGAGTTCGATAAAGTAGTTTTCCTTGCCAAAAATATCGATGAACTGGCCAGTTGCTTCCCGGGCGCCCTTTTCATCGTTATAAATCAAGTGTTGGGCGGCAACACCGTTGATACAGCCGCTCAGGGCGAGAATCCCCTCCGCATGTTCGGCCAGCTTCTCCATGTCCGTCCGGGGACGGTAATACATTCCGTTGACATGTGCGTCGGAAATCAACTTCACGAGGTTCTGGTAGCCGGTGAAGTTTTTGGCAATGAGGGTCTTATGGTGAATCTGGTATTTGGGGTAGTTCTCGGGTCCAAGCTCATCCTCAGGGACATCGTCAATATCATCCGAGCGGGCACGGTCACGCTTTGGGCGTTCCGATTGGGGGTGGTCGTGGACAAGATAGATTTCACAGCCAACAAGAGGCTTTATGCCCGCACTCTGACAGGCCCTGTAGAAATTGATGGCGCCAAAGAGGTTGCCATGGTCGGTCATTGCCAAGGCGGGCATGTTCAGCTCCTGGCAGCGCTGCATATATCGGTCAATCCGGGCACAGCCATCGAGCAGGGAATAGTCCGTGTGGCAGTGGAGGTGAACAAATGGTTTCTCAGCGTCGGACGGCATAAGGCTTCAATTAAGACCCGATTTCAAGCCGGGTAAAGCCCGATTGGGGAAAACTTCAACCAGCTTGACTTTGATCGAGCCTGAGGGCACAAAATCCTTGGTGACTTACCTGTCATTTAACAGAAACGATTGTGCAATTCCCCCATTCTGTGTGCCCTTGCAAGGGCCATTAAAGCGGGGACACGGGCGACTATGAGATTTTTCAGCACCCTTTCCATTCAAGGCAAACTGATGGCCATGGTGATGGTCAGTTGCCTTGTTTCCCTTGGATTGGTGTTATTGGCCTTCATCTCGTATGAGATGATCACGGCGAGAAGCGCAATGATCCAGCGCGTCCAGACAGATTCGCGGGTTATTGGCGAGAATAGCCGGACTGCCCTCCTGAACAAGGATCAGAGAGCGGCCTGGGTAATCCTGCAGACGTTGAACAGCAGCCCGAATATCGTATCTGCCTGTTTGTATGACGCCGACGGCAAGATCTTTGCAACCTACCTGAGGGATGTTCCCGCCGAAACCGAATTTCCCGCGGTCCAAGAAGAAAGTCAGGAATTTGCAGGGGGATTCCTCCACCTTTTTGAGCCAATTTACTATAAGCATAAGCTTCTGGGAACAGTATATATCTCGAGAGACCTTTCCGAGATGAACAATCGCCTCTTCAGCTACGCCGGAATTCTGGGCGGGGTGTTCACGGTCTCGATCCTGGTGGCCCTTCTTTTGTC
This region of Oceanipulchritudo coccoides genomic DNA includes:
- the fabA gene encoding bifunctional 3-hydroxydecanoyl-ACP dehydratase/trans-2-decenoyl-ACP isomerase encodes the protein MIERKSSYSYEELIQCGKGSLFEPGHAQLPLPNMLMIDRISSITEDGGDHGKGQIVAELDIKPDLWFFQCHFEGDPVMPGCLGLDALWQLVGFFITWRGHAGRGRALGVGDVKFTGQILPTDKKVTYRLSIKRLMTGKLKLAIADGEVSVDGKTIYVANGLRVGLFTNDAEF
- the fabB gene encoding beta-ketoacyl-ACP synthase I, with the protein product MTNRRVVITGIGLISCLGHDVKSVTESLKKMKSGICANARYAELGMRSQISGSIQGVKELAAQVDRKLTRFMGDAALFAHLSMEQAIADSGLEGKDISNPRTGLIAGSGGGSPVNQVEGMNILEERGIRRVGAFRVPRIMSSTVSANLCTAFSILGLNYSITSACATSAHSIGAAAEQIAWGKQDVMFAGGGEEESAELSLFFDAMGALSSKYNDTPETASRPFDVTRDGFVAGGGGAMLVLEEYERAKARGAKIYAELIGYGATSDGADMVAPSGEGAVRCMQLALDGVDRKVDYINAHGTSTPAGDMTELKAIRSVFGDDLPAISSTKSLTGHSLGATGAQEAIYSLLMMQDGFISGTANITQLDPEAEGYPIVQETRDGKLDVVLSNSFGFGGTNASLVLAKV
- a CDS encoding archaeosortase/exosortase family protein, whose product is MESRFNTSFDKIIPFFIFMVTGLVFLPVINWLTEQTFAHEQLLHAFLVFVLTGALLVYERRIGIRPVFEFSDTAQNVLILSYALLVAAIFSRINLVLLAALSLSLLSLLLFIFGNDKRRLILSSIGAFTIFTAFAVMFPVMDWPLRSIAGKWAGYGLQLIGQNVQLGIFNGQNEPMLMLLNNGRPFHVAAECNGFGMITSCLLMAAILVLYRKLSFFDRLGWMGMALIIGLLFNSIRIIIIVILAPLLSDSSYMLMHEAVGLLTTYGGLGVLYFLLMPRERDTIKTL
- the dnaE gene encoding DNA polymerase III subunit alpha, with product MPSDAEKPFVHLHCHTDYSLLDGCARIDRYMQRCQELNMPALAMTDHGNLFGAINFYRACQSAGIKPLVGCEIYLVHDHPQSERPKRDRARSDDIDDVPEDELGPENYPKYQIHHKTLIAKNFTGYQNLVKLISDAHVNGMYYRPRTDMEKLAEHAEGILALSGCINGVAAQHLIYNDEKGAREATGQFIDIFGKENYFIELQNHGMPVQKRILPKLIKLAREFDLPIVCANDVHYVYKDDWKPHDSLLCIQTGKHLADENRMRYPNQEFYLKSRSEMEAFFGELPEAMDNTLKVAEMVDLDIKFNVDHYPVYEKPAELVIPEDPDRFNAILDIYVTEKNKVLDRDGKPPISLTEEEREEFRRNGLYLLDLCKAGLKDRYGIDYESVRSEFQEFLHPEPDEQGLFDPDSESFARELCDKLDYELAIITGTGFVDYFLITWDFIHWARNKGIPVGPGRGSGAGSLISYILRITDIEPLRFGLLFERMLSLERVSPPDFDVDFCMRRRDEVVNYVREKYGADRVANIITYGKFGAKMVVRDLARVMDIEYTEANKIAKMVPDDLNIKLEDAIEKSFELQNAIQKDPRVAEVVRQGKVIEGMVRNTGKHACGIIVGDQPLTNLVPVTLQEGDLTTQYAKGPVEELGMLKCDFLGLKTLTVIADAQDHIRRLPGMADFDVEKLPLDDPKTYELLNSGRTIGVFQLESSGMQSLCRQIGLSKFEEIIALIALYRPGPMQFIPQFVEAKKDPSKVVVPHPLLKELVEETYGVLVYQEQVMEAARIISGYTLGDADLLRRAMGKKIPAIMAKQKKTFVERAMEANSIGPKEAGEIFAILEKFAEYGFNKSHSAAYAMLSYRTAYLKANYPVEFMAALLGCELGKADKVSHFIEEAVAMNIPVQGPDVNVSLESFSPARDKDRPCIRFGLGAIKGVGGGPSSGILEAREKDGPFKDFRDFARRVDAKVANRRAIESLVKAGAFDSLGEDRGTIMESLDSTLNEVHALRKDEEKGQAQLFDIFGMEDDTPAKEDSPNPAKGPVMPLKEKLQYEKELLGFYVSGHPMNPYKEFARAIDTFRGEEYLKMENREPYRICGVITGVVRKIARKDNRPWAVITLATTRDSYTINVFANCYADHMAAIEEGSLVLVEGQIIRRQDDEIQLASNAVRSLDSAVNDLIQDVTFIISGNGNSSGFVQLLREELDKSMGDTPVRLGIDLENGQVAVADLASSLEWQLDKDQFQVLYRHPAVRDVRFTVPSPVAPEPKWGRRNKS